The sequence TACTCGGGCTTTTCGGGTGCCTCGTAGCCATCGACCATGGCCAGCGCGCGCTGCTTGGCGTCAAACAGCAGGCGGTCGCGGTTCATGGTGATGCCGTCGTCGCGGCGCAGGAAGCCATAGTCCTTGGCCTCGGCAGCCGACTTGGCAACCGTGGCGGTGGAAATGATTTCAAACGCCTTGGAAACGGCCGGCATCGGGCCCTTGGGGTGGCGCGGATTTTCGATCCAGCGGCTCAGCATTTCGCCGCAGCCGCCCCAGCCCGGGATGATGCCCACGCCCGTCTCGACGAGGCCGATATAGGTCTCGGCATGGGCCTGGATGGCATCGGAGTTGAGGCAGATTTCGCAGCCGCCGCCCAGCGCCATGCCGAACGGTGCGGAGACGACCGGGAAGGGAGCGTACTTGAGCGCCTTGTAGGCGTCCTGTCCGCCCTTCACGAGCTTCTCCACCTCGCTCCACGCCGCGATGTTCAGTGCGAACATGGCGAGGCCGAGATTGGCGCCGGCGGAGAAGTTGGAGCCCTCGTTGTAGACGACGAGTGCCTTGTATTCCTTCTTCACCAGCGGGACGGCCTTCTGGATGATCTTCATTACCTGCTCGTCCAGCGCGTTCATCTTGCCGGTGAATTCCAGCGCGACGACGCCATCGCCGATGTCCCACAGCGCGGCAGAGCCATTGGCCATCAGCGGCTCGGACGAGAGCTTGATGTCTTCCAGCAGCAGTACGCCTTCGGGGCGAACGACGTCATGGTATTCGCCGTCGGTGCCGAGGTACTGGCGCTTGCCGTCCTCGACCCGGTAGAAGCTGCGGTCACCCGCGGTGCGGAGGATTTCCGGCACCGGCAGACCGTCTGCTTCCAGCCGCTCGACCAGCATGGCGACGCCGATCTTGTCGATCATCTCGAAGGGGCCGAACTTCCAGTTGTAGCCCAGCTTCATCGCGTCATCGACGCCGACGACAGTCGCGGTCGCTTCGGGCACGATGCTGGCCGCGTAGGACAGCGTCGGGCCGAGCACGGCCCAGGCGTATTCGCCGACCTTGCCCTTCTGTGAGATCAGCTTGCCAAGGTCGCCCTTGGCGGCCGAACCGCGCACCAAGCCCGGACGGGCCGCCTTGCGGTATTCGCCGGACTTCAGGTCCTTCGCCATCTTGGTGCGCGAACCGTCAGCGCCCTTTTCGAGCATGTAGAAGCCACCCTTGCCCTTACGGCCGGTGTAGCCTTCTTCGATCATCTGCTCGATCAGCGGCTCGCTGCGGGCGATCTTCTGGTAGGGATCGTCCTTCGGCAGCGTGCTGGTGAGCGACTTCATCAGGTGCGGCATCAGGTCGATGCCGATCAGGTCGATCAGGCCGAAGATGCCGGTCTTGGGTACGCCCATCGGACGCCCACCGATCTCGTCGGCCTCTTCCACCGTGACACCCTGTTCGAAGGCGGCGTTGACCGCCTGCTGGATCCAGAAGGTGCCCACGCGGTTAGCGATGAAGCCGGGGGAGTCCTCGGCATCGACCACGCTCTTGCCGAGCTTGCGGTCGACGAAGTCCTTCACCATCGCCACGGTGCCCGCATCGCTCTGCGGACCGGCCACGATCTCGATCAGCCGCATGTAGCGCGGCGGATTGAAGAAGTGGGTGATCAGGAAGTCCTGCTTGAACTGGTCGCTGCGGCCGTCGGTCAGCTGGGCAAGCGGAATGGTCGAGGTGTTCGACGAGATCGCCGTCCCGGCCTTCCGCACCTTTTCCAGCTTGGCGTAGAGATCCTGCTTGATGTCGAGCCGTTCGATGATGGCTTCGACGATCCAGTCGCACTCGGCCACCTTGTCGAGGTGATCCTCGATATTGCCGGTTTCGACCAGTTTGGCCGGGCGTTTGCCCATGAAGGGAGCCGGCTGGGTCTTCAGCATCTTGGCGACGGCGCCCTCGGCAATCGCGTTGCGGTTGTCGCCATCCTTGGGAACGATGTCGAGCAGCAGCACGGGCACGCCGGCATTGGCCACCTGTGCGGCAATCCCGGCACCCATGGTGCCGGCGCCGATCACGCAGACTTTGTTGATGGTCTTGTCAGCCATTATGCGACCTCCAGGATCGTCGCGATGCCCTGGCCGCCACCGATGCACTGCGTCGACAGCGAGTACTTCTTGCCTTCACGCTGCAGCAGCTGGGCGGCCTTGCCGACGATGCGCGCACCGGTGGCCCCCAGCGGGTGGCCGATGGCAATCGCGCCGCCATCGATGTTCAGCTTGGCTTCGTCGATGCCGAGGTCCCGCACGGTGGCGATCGACTGGCTGGCGAAGGCTTCGTTCAGTTCGACGATGTCGATATCGTCGATGGTCAGGCCGGCGCGCTCCAGCGCCTTCTGGCTGGCGCCGACCGGGCCGATGCCCATGATTTCAGGGGCGCAGCCGGAAATCGCCATGCTCTTGATCTTGGCCATCACCTTGAGGCCGTTCTTGGCAGCATAGTCCGCGCTGCAGACCAGCACGGCGGTGGCGCCGTCGGTCAGCGGGGAGGAGGTGCCGGCGGTGACCGTGCCGTTCTCGTCGAAGGCCAGCTTCAGGCCAGCAAGCGCCTCGGCGGTGGTGCCGGGGCGCGGAGTGCCGTCAGCGTCGATCACGGTGCCGTCGGGCAGGGTGTAGGGGACGATCTCGTCCTTGTACTTGCCGGCCTCGATGGCAGCAGCGGCCTTCTCCTGGCTCTTCACCGCGAAAGCGTCCTGCTCTTCGCGGCTCAGCCCGTACTTCTTGGCGACGTTCTCTGCCGTGTCGCCCATGCCGATATAGGCGGCGCTCTTCTTCGCCAGCTCGGGGTTCGGCATCGGGTTGAAGCCCGTCATCGGCACGCGGCTCATCGACTCGATGCCGGCGCAGATGAACACCTCGCCAGCGCCCATGGCGATCTGGCCAGCGGCGTAGTGGATCGAGCTCATCGAGGAGCCGCAGAAGCGGTTCACCGTCATGCCGCCGATCGATAGCGGCAGGTCGGCCAGCAGGCCGACGAGGCGAGCGATGTTGAAGCCCTGCTCACCTTCGGGGAAGGCACAGCCCATGACGATATCCTCGACATCCTCGGCCTTGACGCCGGTCTTGTCGATCAGGCCGCGAATCGTGTTGGCTGCCAGGTCGTCCGGACGGACCTTGGCGAGAGCACCCTTGTAAGCGAGGTGGAAGGGGGAGCGGACATATCCTGCAATGACGACATCACTCATGGTTTGCCTCGAGCCTTTCTTTTCGATTCGCGCCTGCCAATCGTTCGCCGATTGACCTTTTGCGCTGAATGATTACGATAAAGTCTGTTGCTTGACGTATACGTTAAGCGAGGTGGAATCAAGACGCAGTTTCGGTGGACTCTGCGCAACGTAAGGAAAGGATGTGTCATGAGCGAGGCGGCGGTCGCAACGTCCCACCCGCTGGATCCCAGCCGGATCCTCGATGCGGAGGGCAAGTTGCGTCCTCGCCTGCTGACCGAGCCTTTCGACCGCGCGATCACGACCTTCCCGAACCGCGTCGCCATCGACTTCCTCGGCCGCGAATGGACCTATGGCGAGATCGGCGCCGAGGTGGAGCGGGTCGCTTCCGGGCTGCAGGCGATGGGGCTGGGGAAGGGCGACAGGTTCGGCCTGTGCCTGCCCAACACGCCCTATTCGGTCATCCTCTATTACGCGGTGCTGCGCGCCGGCGGCATCGTGGTGCAGCTCAACCCGCTCTATTCCGAGAGCGAAGTCGAGTTCCTGATCACCGATTCGGGTGCCAAGTTCGTCGCCGTGCCAGACCTTGAGGCGCTTCACGCGAAGGTGGCCGCTGCCTGGGGCAAGGGCGAGATGGAGCGCATCGTGCTGTGCTCGATGGCGGACGTGTTGCCGTTCTGGAAAAGCGTCGGCCTGCGCACGCTGAAGCGTTCCTCGCTGGCGAAGAAGCGCAGCGATGCCGCCTATATCGACTATCGCGAACTTGCCGCTCACCAGCCCTCTCTCCGCGCGGTTGAGCAGGACCCGGACGATGTCGCAGTCCTGCAGTACACGGGTGGAACGACCGGGCGACCGAAGGGTGCCATGCTCACCCATGCAAATCTTGCTGCCAATGCCGCGCAGATGCTGCTGCACGTGGGCGAGGAGCGTGACATGCAGGAACGCACGCTGGGCGTACTGCCGCTGTTTCACGTCTTCGCGCTGACCTGCGTGATGAACTTCGGCGTCGAAATCGCCGCGGAACTGGTGCTGCTGCCGCGCTTCGAAATGGACGAGGTGCTCAAGACCATCAAGCGCAAGCCGCCGACGCAGCTTTTCGGCGTGCCGACGATCTACAACGCCATCGGCAGCTTGCCGGATGACAAGGTGCCGGACCTCAGCGCCGTGCGCACCAGCATCTCCGGCGGCGCGCCGCTGCCGCTGGACGTGCGCCTGCAGTACGAGAAGCGCACCGGTTCGCCGGTATCGGAAGGCTACGGGCTGACCGAGGCTTCACCGATCATCACCAGCAACCCGCTGCTGGGCCGTCAGCCGGTGAAGGAAAACTCCGCCGGTCCGGCTTTCCCGCACACGATCGTCGAGATCCGCGATCCGGAGACCGGGGAACTGCTGCCGCAAGGCGAGCGTGGCGAAGTCTGCGCGCGCGGTCCGCAGGTGATGAAGGGTTACTGGAACCGTCCGGAGGCGACCGAGGCCACCTTCATCGACGGCGCCTTGCGTACCGGCGACATCGGCTATCTCGACAAGGACGGCTACCTGTTCATCGTCGACCGCATCAAGGACCTGATCCTCGCCAGCGGCTACAACGTTTATCCGCGCGTGATCGAGGATGCCGCCTATGAACACCCGGCGGTGAAGGAAGCCATCGCGATCGGTATTCCCGACGATTACCGCGGCGAGGCGCCTAAGCTGTTCATTGCCCTGCACGAGGGCGAGGAACTGGATGCGGGGACGCTCGATGCATTCCTGAAGATGCGGCTCAGCCCCATCGAAATGCCCGATGCCTACGAATTCCGGGACGAATTGCCCAAGACCCTGGTCGGCAAGCTCGAGAAGAAGGAGCTGGTGGCCGAGGAACGGGCGAAAGCAGAGGCGGCGAAGGCGGCCAAGGGGGAGACAGCCGATGACTGAGCCAGCGCGTGAAAAGCTAGACCATACACCCGGATTCGAAGGCATGGCGCCGGGCGACCTGAAGAGCATTGCCGAAGCGTCCGAAGCGCTCGGCGTGACCCAGCGCACCTTGCGCTTCTACGAAGACAAGGGGCTGATCCAGCCCAAGCGAGTTGGCTCCATGCGCGTCTATTCCCGGCGCGAGATGGGGCGGATGCAGCTGATCCTGCGCGGCAAGCGGCTGGGCTTCTCGATCCGCGAGATCGGCGAATTCCTCAATCTTTACGATCTCGACCCCGATCAGGTGGTGCAGGCCAGGCGTATGATCGAGGCGACGCAGCAGCGGCTGGAGGAACTGCGCCAGCAGCGCGAGGCCATCGACCAGACGATCGAGGAGCTCGAGAGCCTCGAGGCACTGTCGCTGCGGCACCTGAAAGCGCGGGAGGGCAAGGACTGATCCTCGCCCGCGGGCCTTGGCATTACTGGGGGGAAACGAATGGTGGGCGTACCAAGGTTCGAACTTGGGACCCCTACGATGTCAACATAGTGCTCTACCACTGAGCTATACGCCCGCACCATTCGGTAGGAGCCGGACCTATCGGTCGGCAGGCGGGCCATCTAGCGCCGCCGTTCAGATGTTTCAAGAGGCTAAAACAGGCTCAGAGGCTAAGCGCCGCGCTGTCCTCGAAAATGCGCTCCACTTCCATCACCAGGTCCTTCAGGTGGAAGGGCTTCGACAGCATCTTGGCATGCGGTGCGTCGCGCGTCGCCTTCAGGGCCACGGCGGCGAATCCGGTGATGAACATCACCTTGGTCGACGGGCTCAGCTCGTT is a genomic window of Aurantiacibacter sp. MUD11 containing:
- a CDS encoding 3-hydroxyacyl-CoA dehydrogenase/enoyl-CoA hydratase family protein, yielding MADKTINKVCVIGAGTMGAGIAAQVANAGVPVLLLDIVPKDGDNRNAIAEGAVAKMLKTQPAPFMGKRPAKLVETGNIEDHLDKVAECDWIVEAIIERLDIKQDLYAKLEKVRKAGTAISSNTSTIPLAQLTDGRSDQFKQDFLITHFFNPPRYMRLIEIVAGPQSDAGTVAMVKDFVDRKLGKSVVDAEDSPGFIANRVGTFWIQQAVNAAFEQGVTVEEADEIGGRPMGVPKTGIFGLIDLIGIDLMPHLMKSLTSTLPKDDPYQKIARSEPLIEQMIEEGYTGRKGKGGFYMLEKGADGSRTKMAKDLKSGEYRKAARPGLVRGSAAKGDLGKLISQKGKVGEYAWAVLGPTLSYAASIVPEATATVVGVDDAMKLGYNWKFGPFEMIDKIGVAMLVERLEADGLPVPEILRTAGDRSFYRVEDGKRQYLGTDGEYHDVVRPEGVLLLEDIKLSSEPLMANGSAALWDIGDGVVALEFTGKMNALDEQVMKIIQKAVPLVKKEYKALVVYNEGSNFSAGANLGLAMFALNIAAWSEVEKLVKGGQDAYKALKYAPFPVVSAPFGMALGGGCEICLNSDAIQAHAETYIGLVETGVGIIPGWGGCGEMLSRWIENPRHPKGPMPAVSKAFEIISTATVAKSAAEAKDYGFLRRDDGITMNRDRLLFDAKQRALAMVDGYEAPEKPEYRLPGPTGAAALKLAVDSFRKQGLATPHDETVASELARVLTGGDTDVTETVTEAQLLKLEVEGFMRLVRNPKSQARVEHMLETGKPLRN
- a CDS encoding thiolase family protein, producing the protein MSDVVIAGYVRSPFHLAYKGALAKVRPDDLAANTIRGLIDKTGVKAEDVEDIVMGCAFPEGEQGFNIARLVGLLADLPLSIGGMTVNRFCGSSMSSIHYAAGQIAMGAGEVFICAGIESMSRVPMTGFNPMPNPELAKKSAAYIGMGDTAENVAKKYGLSREEQDAFAVKSQEKAAAAIEAGKYKDEIVPYTLPDGTVIDADGTPRPGTTAEALAGLKLAFDENGTVTAGTSSPLTDGATAVLVCSADYAAKNGLKVMAKIKSMAISGCAPEIMGIGPVGASQKALERAGLTIDDIDIVELNEAFASQSIATVRDLGIDEAKLNIDGGAIAIGHPLGATGARIVGKAAQLLQREGKKYSLSTQCIGGGQGIATILEVA
- a CDS encoding long-chain-fatty-acid--CoA ligase; the protein is MSEAAVATSHPLDPSRILDAEGKLRPRLLTEPFDRAITTFPNRVAIDFLGREWTYGEIGAEVERVASGLQAMGLGKGDRFGLCLPNTPYSVILYYAVLRAGGIVVQLNPLYSESEVEFLITDSGAKFVAVPDLEALHAKVAAAWGKGEMERIVLCSMADVLPFWKSVGLRTLKRSSLAKKRSDAAYIDYRELAAHQPSLRAVEQDPDDVAVLQYTGGTTGRPKGAMLTHANLAANAAQMLLHVGEERDMQERTLGVLPLFHVFALTCVMNFGVEIAAELVLLPRFEMDEVLKTIKRKPPTQLFGVPTIYNAIGSLPDDKVPDLSAVRTSISGGAPLPLDVRLQYEKRTGSPVSEGYGLTEASPIITSNPLLGRQPVKENSAGPAFPHTIVEIRDPETGELLPQGERGEVCARGPQVMKGYWNRPEATEATFIDGALRTGDIGYLDKDGYLFIVDRIKDLILASGYNVYPRVIEDAAYEHPAVKEAIAIGIPDDYRGEAPKLFIALHEGEELDAGTLDAFLKMRLSPIEMPDAYEFRDELPKTLVGKLEKKELVAEERAKAEAAKAAKGETADD
- a CDS encoding MerR family transcriptional regulator; amino-acid sequence: MAPGDLKSIAEASEALGVTQRTLRFYEDKGLIQPKRVGSMRVYSRREMGRMQLILRGKRLGFSIREIGEFLNLYDLDPDQVVQARRMIEATQQRLEELRQQREAIDQTIEELESLEALSLRHLKAREGKD